One Prevotella intermedia ATCC 25611 = DSM 20706 DNA window includes the following coding sequences:
- a CDS encoding DUF3822 family protein — MVQIDNNISDKRIRLTIRIGEGSMMFAVGDPQADDNIVFEPYELNNSISIAANLREAFKKSELLQSGYKRVLLVVDTPAMLVPLDEYREQDVETLYKHTFKWQRSEDIVTSILPELNAVAVFAVNKDLKMVVDDHFADIRVQPLMQAVWTHLYRRAFTGTRQKLFAYFHDKRMEVMRFQRNRFEFSNSYEATGTSDILYFLLYVWKLMGMDRGDNELYMVGNVPNRDEMRGELQQFISRNYIMNIETDFNNAEMAKRNDIPYDLKALYLD; from the coding sequence ATGGTTCAGATAGACAACAACATATCCGATAAACGCATACGCCTCACCATACGCATTGGCGAGGGCAGTATGATGTTCGCCGTTGGCGACCCACAAGCCGATGACAACATCGTGTTTGAGCCTTACGAGCTGAACAACAGCATATCCATAGCCGCCAATCTGCGCGAGGCTTTCAAGAAATCGGAACTCTTGCAGAGTGGCTATAAGCGTGTATTGTTGGTGGTAGACACGCCCGCAATGCTTGTTCCGTTAGACGAATATCGTGAACAAGACGTGGAAACGCTCTACAAGCACACTTTTAAATGGCAGCGCAGCGAGGACATTGTAACGAGCATACTGCCCGAGCTGAATGCCGTAGCGGTGTTTGCGGTGAACAAAGACCTGAAGATGGTGGTAGACGACCACTTCGCCGACATACGCGTGCAACCCCTGATGCAGGCGGTATGGACACATTTGTATCGACGTGCGTTCACGGGCACCCGCCAAAAGCTCTTTGCCTACTTCCACGACAAGCGTATGGAGGTGATGAGATTTCAGCGCAACAGGTTCGAATTCAGCAATTCGTATGAGGCAACAGGTACGAGCGACATTCTCTATTTCCTGCTTTACGTGTGGAAACTGATGGGAATGGACCGTGGCGACAACGAACTCTATATGGTGGGCAACGTTCCCAACCGCGACGAAATGCGTGGCGAGTTGCAGCAATTCATCAGTCGGAACTACATCATGAACATAGAAACCGATTTCAACAATGCTGAAATGGCAAAGCGAAACGATATACCCTACGACCTGAAAGCGTTGTATTTGGATTAA